In Pleurodeles waltl isolate 20211129_DDA chromosome 5, aPleWal1.hap1.20221129, whole genome shotgun sequence, one genomic interval encodes:
- the LOC138297342 gene encoding trace amine-associated receptor 4-like has protein sequence MNASYIRGPQTVLYCYEHINTSCLRQNRSEVNLSAMYIFMVVSIILTVGGNMVVIISISHFKQLHSPTNFLILSLATTDFLLGLVVMPYSMVRSIESCWYFGDLFCTLHTCCDIMLCTASIFHLCFISIDRYYAVCHPLHYMTKITIPVIEGFVFISWSAPFVFAFGLVLSEIHVDGIQEYIQSVTCTGFCFLIFNKIWGLMSSLIAFFIPGTVMVGIYIHIFTVAKHQAKQIDAIANRPTQGSKGHNKVPLKKESKAAKTLSIVMGVFILSWLPFFILNIADPFLDFSTPVDIYNAALWMGYFNSTFNPIIYGLFYAWFRKAFKIIMTGHIFSRGSSTLNLFSNNN, from the coding sequence ATGAATGCATCGTACATCCGGGGCCCACAGACTGTGCTGTACTGCTATGAGCATATCAACACTTCCTGTCTGAGACAAAACAGATCCGAGGTCAATCTCTCAGCGATGTACATCTTCATGGTGGTGTCAATAATACTCACAGTTGGAGGAAACATGGTTGTCATTATTTCAATCTCTCATTTCAAGCAGCTTCACTCCCCAACAAATTTCCTGATCCTTTCATTGGCCACCACAGATTTCCTGCTGGGTCTCGTAGTGATGCCCTACAGCATGGTTAGATCCATCGAATCCTGCTGGTACTTCGGTGACCTCTTCTGCACGCTGCACACGTGTTGTGATATCATGCTCTGTACAGCATCTATATTTCATCTATGCTTTATTTCCATCGATCGCTATTATGCTGTGTGCCACCCATTGCACTACATGACAAAAATAACTATTCCTGTAATTGAAGGATTTGTGTTTATTAGCTGGTCAGCTCCATTCGTCTTTGCTTTTGGGCTTGTGCTCTCTGAAATTCATGTTGATGGAATTCAAGAGTATATACAATCAGTTACCTGTACTGGgttttgttttctcattttcaatAAGATCTGGGGATTGATGAGCTCTTTGATAGCCTTTTTCATTCCAGGCACTGTGATGGTAGGTATTTATATACACATTTTCACAGTTGCAAAACATCAAGCCAAACAAATAGATGCAATTGCAAACAGGCCAACACAAGGATCCAAAGGACACAACAAGGTGCCTCtgaaaaaagaaagcaaagcagcaaaaacattaAGTATAGTAATGGGGGTATTTATACTAAGCTGGCTGCCTTTTTTCATCCTAAACATAGCAGACCCTTTCCTGGACTTCTCGACCCCTGTAGACATATATAATGCTGCCCTGTGGATGGGATACTTTAATTCTACATTTAACCCCATCATTTATGGGTTATTCTATGCTTGGTTTCGTAAAGCGTTCAAAATTATCATGACAGGACACATTTTTTCTCGAGGTTCTTCCACT